The proteins below are encoded in one region of Tsuneonella sp. CC-YZS046:
- the rpoC gene encoding DNA-directed RNA polymerase subunit beta' — protein MNDLTKFTNQLAKPETFDQIQIGIASPERIRSWSFGEIKKPETINYRTFKPERDGLFCARIFGPVKDYECLCGKYKRMKYKGVVCEKCGVEVTVTKVRRERMGHIELAAPVAHIWFLKSLPSRIGLLLDMQLKQLERVLYFESYIVTEPGLTPLEKYQLLTEDELLDAQDEYGEDAFSAGIGAEAVKHMLMDLDLVQEREDLLKELEETKSTLKPKKIIKRLKVVESFIESGNRPEWMILEVVPVIPPELRPLVPLDGGRFATSDLNDLYRRVINRNNRLKRLIELRAPDIIVRNEKRMLQEAVDALFDNGRRGRVITGANKRPLKSLSDMLKGKQGRFRQNLLGKRVDYSGRSVIVTGPELKLHQCGLPKKMALELFKPFIYARLDAKGLSMTLKQAKKWVEKERKEVWDILDEVIREHPVLLNRAPTLHRLGIQAFEPVLIEGKAIQLHPLVCSAFNADFDGDQMAVHVPLSLEAQLEARVLMMSTNNILSPANGKPIIVPSQDMVLGLYYLSMDREGEPGEGMILADMAEVHQALEVGAVTLHSKIVSRVPQTDENGVEGMVRYETTPGRMLIGECLPRSHKVPFDVVNRLLTKKDVGDVIDEVYRHTGQKDTVLFADAIMSLGFRHAFRAGISFGKDDMIIPDSKVELVDQTKALVADYEQQYQEGLITQQEKYNKVIDAWSRCGDQVANAMMDEIKATPKDPETGRLAPINSIYMMSHSGARGSPAQMKQLAGMRGLMAKPSGEIIETPIISNFKEGLTVLEYFNSTHGARKGLADTALKTANSGYLTRRLVDVSQDCVIVQDDCGTENALEMRAIVQGGSTIASLGERILGRTTAEDLINAKTGEVIVKSGTLLDEAAIKAIEEADVQSAKIRSPLVCEAEQGVCGTCYGRDLARGTPVNIGEAVGVIAAQSIGEPGTQLTMRTFHIGGAAQLNETSHLEATIDGKVEYRDIPTIVDKRGRRLSLARNGEIAVIDAEGRERELHRVPYGTVLMHESGAQVKQGERLAEWDPFSLPIITETSGVVKYQDLVDGKTMTEQVDEATGIAQRVVIEYRAAGRSKKEDMRPRITLLDEDSGEAARYMLAPGATLSVEDGQQVEAGDIVARASREAAKTRDITGGLPRVAELFEARKPKDNAIIAKISGRIEFVRDYKAKRKIAIIPEEGEPVEYLIPKSKVIDVQEGDFVKKGDNLISGSPDPHDILEVLGVEALAEYLVAEIQEVYRLQGVKINDKHIEVIVRQMLQKVEITDGGDTTLLAGEQVDYEEMNEYNAKLAKGQAPAQGKPVLLGITKASLQTRSFISAASFQETTRVLTQAAVEGKKDSLIGLKENVIVGRLIPAGTGAGMNRVRVAASSRDAALRAQYRKLQEALIAPESAEEEHQAELAQGPEAAIGDDPLAKVEGETHGTDADAGEYLEQNEGE, from the coding sequence ATGAACGACCTGACGAAATTCACCAACCAGCTCGCCAAGCCCGAGACCTTCGACCAGATCCAGATCGGGATCGCCAGCCCGGAACGCATCCGCAGCTGGTCCTTCGGCGAGATCAAGAAGCCGGAGACGATCAACTACCGCACCTTCAAGCCGGAGCGCGACGGGTTGTTCTGCGCCCGCATCTTCGGCCCGGTGAAGGATTACGAGTGCCTGTGCGGCAAGTACAAGCGCATGAAGTACAAGGGCGTCGTCTGTGAGAAGTGCGGCGTCGAAGTCACCGTTACCAAGGTGCGCCGCGAGCGCATGGGCCATATCGAGCTGGCCGCGCCGGTCGCGCATATCTGGTTCCTCAAGTCGCTGCCCAGCCGCATCGGCCTGCTGCTCGACATGCAACTCAAGCAGCTTGAGCGCGTGCTCTATTTCGAGAGCTACATCGTCACCGAGCCGGGCCTGACCCCGCTCGAGAAATATCAGCTCCTCACCGAGGACGAGCTGCTCGATGCGCAGGACGAATATGGCGAGGACGCCTTCTCCGCCGGGATCGGCGCCGAGGCCGTCAAGCACATGCTGATGGATCTCGACCTGGTGCAGGAACGCGAGGACCTGCTCAAGGAGCTGGAGGAAACCAAGTCCACCCTCAAGCCGAAGAAGATCATCAAGCGGCTGAAAGTGGTCGAAAGCTTCATCGAATCCGGCAATCGCCCGGAATGGATGATCCTGGAAGTCGTCCCGGTCATCCCGCCCGAGCTGCGCCCGCTGGTGCCGCTGGACGGCGGCCGCTTCGCCACCTCGGACTTGAACGACCTCTATCGCCGCGTCATCAACCGTAACAATCGTTTGAAGAGGTTGATCGAGCTGCGCGCGCCGGACATCATCGTCCGCAACGAAAAGCGCATGCTGCAGGAAGCGGTCGATGCGCTGTTCGACAACGGCCGCCGCGGCCGCGTCATCACCGGCGCCAACAAGCGTCCGCTCAAGTCGCTGTCCGACATGCTGAAGGGCAAGCAGGGTCGCTTCCGCCAGAACCTGCTCGGCAAGCGCGTCGACTATTCGGGCCGTTCCGTGATCGTGACCGGGCCGGAACTCAAGCTGCACCAGTGCGGCTTGCCCAAGAAGATGGCGCTCGAACTGTTCAAGCCGTTCATCTATGCCCGGCTCGACGCCAAGGGCTTGTCGATGACCTTGAAGCAGGCCAAGAAGTGGGTCGAGAAGGAGCGCAAGGAAGTCTGGGACATCCTCGACGAGGTGATCCGCGAGCATCCGGTGCTGCTGAACCGCGCGCCGACGCTGCACCGCCTCGGCATCCAGGCGTTCGAGCCGGTGCTGATCGAAGGCAAGGCGATCCAGCTTCACCCGCTGGTCTGCTCGGCCTTCAACGCCGACTTCGACGGCGACCAGATGGCCGTCCACGTGCCGCTTTCGCTGGAAGCCCAGCTCGAAGCCCGCGTGCTGATGATGTCCACCAACAACATCCTCTCGCCCGCCAACGGCAAGCCGATCATTGTGCCGTCGCAGGACATGGTGCTGGGCCTTTACTACCTGTCGATGGACCGCGAGGGCGAGCCGGGCGAGGGCATGATCCTGGCGGACATGGCCGAAGTGCATCAGGCGCTGGAAGTGGGCGCGGTGACGCTCCACTCCAAGATCGTCAGCCGCGTTCCGCAGACCGATGAAAACGGGGTTGAAGGGATGGTTCGCTATGAAACCACCCCGGGCCGCATGCTGATCGGCGAATGCCTGCCGCGCAGCCACAAGGTGCCGTTCGACGTGGTCAACCGCCTGCTCACCAAGAAGGACGTGGGCGACGTGATCGACGAGGTCTATCGCCACACCGGCCAGAAGGACACGGTGCTGTTCGCCGATGCGATCATGTCGCTTGGCTTCCGCCATGCGTTCCGCGCGGGCATTTCGTTCGGCAAGGACGACATGATTATCCCCGACAGCAAGGTGGAGCTGGTCGACCAGACCAAGGCGCTGGTGGCGGATTACGAGCAGCAGTATCAGGAAGGCCTGATCACCCAGCAGGAAAAATACAACAAGGTGATCGACGCCTGGAGCCGTTGCGGCGACCAGGTGGCCAACGCCATGATGGACGAGATCAAGGCCACGCCGAAGGACCCGGAAACCGGGCGGCTGGCGCCGATCAACTCGATCTACATGATGTCGCACTCCGGCGCGCGCGGCTCGCCGGCGCAGATGAAGCAGCTGGCCGGGATGCGCGGGCTGATGGCCAAGCCTTCGGGCGAGATCATCGAGACGCCGATCATCTCGAACTTCAAGGAGGGCCTGACCGTCCTTGAATATTTCAACTCCACCCACGGCGCCCGCAAGGGTCTGGCCGACACCGCGCTCAAGACGGCGAACTCGGGCTACCTGACTCGCCGCCTGGTCGACGTGTCGCAGGACTGCGTGATCGTCCAGGACGATTGCGGCACCGAGAACGCGCTGGAAATGCGCGCTATCGTGCAGGGCGGCTCGACCATCGCCTCGCTCGGCGAGCGTATCCTGGGCCGCACCACGGCCGAGGATCTGATCAATGCCAAGACTGGCGAAGTCATCGTCAAGTCCGGCACCCTGCTGGACGAAGCGGCGATCAAGGCGATCGAGGAAGCGGACGTGCAGTCCGCCAAGATCCGTTCGCCGCTGGTCTGCGAAGCGGAACAGGGTGTCTGCGGAACCTGCTATGGCCGCGATCTCGCTCGCGGCACCCCGGTCAACATCGGTGAAGCGGTGGGCGTCATCGCCGCGCAGTCGATCGGCGAGCCGGGCACGCAGCTGACGATGCGGACCTTCCACATCGGCGGCGCGGCGCAGCTCAACGAAACCTCGCATCTCGAAGCGACGATCGACGGCAAGGTCGAATATCGCGACATCCCGACCATCGTGGACAAGCGCGGCCGCCGGCTGTCGCTGGCCCGCAATGGCGAGATCGCGGTGATCGATGCCGAAGGGCGCGAGCGCGAGCTGCACCGGGTGCCCTACGGCACGGTGCTGATGCATGAGAGCGGCGCCCAGGTGAAGCAGGGCGAGCGCCTGGCCGAATGGGACCCGTTCTCGCTGCCGATCATCACCGAAACCTCGGGTGTGGTGAAGTATCAGGACCTCGTGGACGGCAAGACCATGACCGAGCAGGTCGACGAAGCCACCGGCATCGCTCAGCGCGTCGTCATCGAATATCGCGCCGCGGGCCGTTCCAAGAAGGAGGACATGCGTCCGCGCATCACCCTGCTCGACGAGGACAGCGGCGAAGCGGCGCGCTATATGCTCGCTCCGGGCGCGACCCTTTCGGTCGAGGACGGCCAGCAGGTCGAAGCGGGCGACATCGTTGCCCGCGCCAGCCGCGAAGCCGCCAAGACCCGCGACATCACCGGCGGTCTGCCGCGCGTCGCGGAACTGTTCGAGGCGCGCAAGCCCAAGGATAACGCGATCATCGCCAAGATCAGCGGCCGGATCGAATTCGTTCGCGACTACAAGGCGAAGCGCAAGATCGCGATCATTCCGGAGGAAGGCGAACCCGTCGAATATCTGATCCCCAAGAGCAAGGTGATCGACGTGCAGGAGGGCGACTTCGTCAAGAAGGGCGACAATTTGATCTCCGGCAGCCCGGACCCGCACGACATCCTCGAGGTGCTCGGGGTGGAGGCTCTGGCCGAATACCTCGTGGCGGAAATCCAGGAAGTCTATCGACTGCAGGGCGTGAAGATCAACGACAAGCACATCGAGGTGATCGTTCGCCAGATGCTGCAGAAGGTCGAGATCACCGATGGCGGCGACACCACGCTGCTGGCCGGCGAGCAGGTCGATTACGAGGAAATGAACGAATACAACGCCAAGCTGGCCAAGGGGCAGGCGCCTGCCCAGGGCAAGCCGGTGCTGCTCGGCATCACCAAGGCGTCGCTGCAGACCCGCAGCTTCATTTCCGCCGCGTCCTTCCAGGAAACCACCCGCGTGCTCACGCAGGCGGCGGTGGAAGGCAAGAAGGACTCGCTGATCGGCCTCAAGGAAAACGTGATCGTGGGCCGCCTCATCCCCGCCGGCACCGGCGCGGGCATGAACCGGGTCCGGGTCGCCGCTTCCAGCCGCGATGCCGCGCTGCGCGCGCAGTATCGCAAGCTGCAGGAGGCGCTGATCGCGCCCGAGAGCGCGGAAGAAGAGCACCAGGCCGAGCTGGCCCAAGGCCCGGAAGCCGCGATCGGGGATGATCCGCTGGCCAAGGTCGAGGGGGAAACCCACGGCACGGACGCCGATGCGGGCGAATATCTGGAGCAGAACGAGGGGGAATAA